A single Osmerus mordax isolate fOsmMor3 chromosome 7, fOsmMor3.pri, whole genome shotgun sequence DNA region contains:
- the LOC136945642 gene encoding uncharacterized protein — MSWLFGWRKGSGTPPADDQTTSTPAEGGSGGSGVDKPKDKWSNFDPTGLERAAKAARDLDKSRHAKEALDLARMQEQSVQLEHQSKVKEYEAALEQLKGEQIRLQGEERRKTLNEETKQNQARAQYQDKLARQRYDDQLRQQQILNEENLRKQEESVMKQEAMRKATIEHEMDLRHKNELLRVEAEAKARAKVERENADLIREQIRLKAAEHRQTVLESIKTAGAVFGEGFMAFVSDWDKLTATVAGFTLLAVGVYSARNATGVAGRYIEARLGKPSLVRETSRITVGEAIKHPIKTTKRLRSRPQDALEGVVLSPSLEERVRDIAIATRNTRQNKGLYRNILMYGPPGTGKTLFAKKLALHSGMDYAIMTGGDVAPMGRDGVTAMHKVFDWAGTSRRGVLLFVDEADAFLRKRSTEKISEDLRATLNAFLYRTGEQSNKFMLVLASNQPEQFDWAINDRIDEIVNFALPGLEERERLVRLYFDRFVLGPATVGRQRLKLAQFDYGQKCSDIAARAVGMSGREISKLGVAWQAAAYSSEDGVLTEAMIDSRVEDAIKQHAQKMDWLHMEGGGESSKTGIVIPKGEGAIGFTAVQEAAPLAQAAVPLAQASAPLIQEVLPVVEAMISSAQAAAAAEPAQEVQAAAIIEEAAALVREAAAPAVAEAAAQAEVVETFVETASAAPLVQELEAVKVVPEEPAAESAVQEAVVPEVKLVEVDVTAEVREAETLVDAAPIIKDETTVTPAAQEMEATAVTKEADAIVAEAEATAPAAAQEVATESETTVTEATEVAKEAEVIIADVAKEAEAVTAGVTKEAEPIVAEVVKEAEPIATEVAKEAEPIVADVAKEAETVAAEVVKEAEPIAAEVVKEAEPIAAEVVKEAEPIVAEVAKEAEPIATEVVKDAEPIEAEAAKEAEPIASEVAKEAEPIATEVVKETEPIATEVVKEAEPIVAEVAKEAEPIAAEVVKEAEPIAAEVAKEAEPIVAEVAKEAEPIAAEVAKEAEPIVAEVAKEAEPIAAEVAKEAEPIAAEAAKEAEPIVAEVVKEAEPTAAEVAKEAEPIVAEVVKEAEPIATEVAKEAEPIAAEAAKEAEPIVAEVVKEAEPIATEVAKEAEPIATEVAKEAEPIATEVAKEAEPITAEVAKESEALVTPETEATAAPVTPETETTAAPVTPETEATAAPVTPETEAAASKVDTETVVAKDSEATETTATKDSVATATPASQEADSSKADKSAAKDEGGDDPDKPKDPPKKWFKW, encoded by the exons ATGTCGTGGCTCTTTGGCTGGAGAAAAGGATCCGGTACTCCCCCGGCGGACGACCAAACGACGTCCACCCCGGCCGAAGGGGGTTCGGGGGGTTCGGGAGTAGATAAGCCCAAGGACAAATGGAGTAACTTCGACCCAACTGGACTTGAACGAGCAGCGAAGGCAGCAAGAGACCTTGATAAATCAC GTCATGCAAAAGAAGCACTGGATCTTGCTCGTATGCAGGAGCAGTCGGTACAGTTGGAACATCAGAGTAAAGTGAAG GAGTATGAGGCTGCCTTGGAGCAACTGAAGGGGGAGCAGATACGCCtgcagggagaagagagacggaAAACCCTCAATGAAGAGACGAAACAAAATCAAGCG AGGGCACAATACCAAGACAAACTTGCCAGACAGAGATATGATGATCAACTCAGGCAACAG CAAATCCTCAATGAGGAGAACTTGCGCAAACAAGAGGAGTCTGTCATGAAGCAGGAGGCCATGAGGAAAG CCACAATTGAGCATGAGATGGACCTGCGGCACAAGAACGAGCTGCTCCGTGTGGAGGCCGAGGCCAAAGCTCGCGCCAAGGTCGAGCGAGAGAACGCAGATCTGATCCGAGAACAGATCCGTCTGAAAGCagcagaacacagacagacggTTCTGGAGTCCATAAA GACTGCAGGAGCAGTGTTTGGGGAAGGATTCATGGCTTTCGTATCTGACTGGGACAAACTCACCGCCACG GTGGCTGGCTTTACCCTGCTGGCAGTTGGCGTCTACTCTGCCAGGAACGCCACCGGAGTAGCTGGACGCTACATCGAGGCCCGTCTGGGAAAGCCTTCCCTGGTCAGAGAGACCTCCAGGATCACTGTTGGAGAGGCCATCAAGCACCCTATAAAG ACGACAAAGCGTCTAAGGAGCAGACCACAGGACGCCCTGGAGGGAGTGGTTCTCAGT CCTTCTCTGGAGGAGCGTGTGAGAGACATTGCCATCGCCACTCGTAACACCAGGCAGAACAAGGGCCTGTACAGGAACATCCTGATGTATGGACCACCTGGGACAGGCAAGACACTCTTTGCCAAG AAACTGGCTCTCCATTCTGGGATGGACTACGCCATCATGACAGGAGGAGATGTGGCTCCCATGGGCCGTGACGGGGTGACGGCCATGCACAAGGTCTTTGACTGGGCTGGAACAAGCAGGCGTGG TGTCCTGCTGTTCGTAGATGAAGCCGATGCATTCCTGCGTAAACGATCCACT GAGAAAATCAGCGAGGACCTCAGAGCCACCTTGAACGCATTCCTTTACCGCACTGGAGAACAGAGTAACAA GTTTATGCTGGTGTTGGCGAGTAACCAGCCGGAGCAGTTTGACTGGGCAATAAACGACCGTATTGATGAGATTGTAAACTTCGCCCTCcctggactggaggagagggagagactggtcCGTCTGTACTTTGACAGATTTGTACTGGGCCCAGCCACTGTAGGCAGACA GAGGTTGAAGTTGGCCCAGTTTGATTACGGACAGAAGTGTTCTGACATTGCGGCGCGTGCCGTGGGCATGTCTGGACGTGAGATTTCCAAGCTGGGCGTGGCCTGGCAG GCTGCTGCATACTCTTCAGAAGACGGTGTCTTGACCGAAGCCATGATTGATTCTAGAGTCGAAGATGCCATCAAGCAGCACGCCCAGAAAATGGACTGGCTGCATATGGAAGGCGGTGGCGAAAGTAGCAAAACCGGCATCGTGATCCCCAAGGGAGAGGGCGCCATTGGTTTCACGGCTGTTCAGGAAGCCGCTCCGCTGGCCCAAGCTGCCGTCCCATTGGCCCAGGCTTCAGCCCCGCTCATCCAGGAAGTGCTCCCAGTCGTGGAGGCGATGATCTCCAGCGCCCAGGCAGCAGCGGCAGCTGAGCCGGCACAGGAGGTCCAGGCAGCAGCCATCATTGAAGAGGCAGCCGCACTGGTTAGAGAagctgctgctcctgctgtggCCGAGGCCGCGGCACAGGCTGAGGTGGTCGAGACCTTCGTGGAGACGGCGTCTGCCGCCCCGTTGGTCCAGGAGTTGGAGGCCGTAAAGGTAGTGCCAGAGGAGCCTGCGGCTGAATCTGCTGTCCAGGAGGCCGTGGTGCCTGAAGTGAAGCTGGTAGAGGTGGATGTGACGGCCGAGGTCAGGGAGGCTGAAACACTGGTAGATGCAGCCCCCATCATCAAAGATGAGACAACTGTCACTCCAGCTGCCCAGGAGATGGAGGCCACAGCAGTAACCAAGGAGGCTGATGCCATTGTCGCTGAAGCAGAGGCCacagctcctgctgctgctcagGAGGTCGCCACAGAGTCGGAAACCACCGTCACCGAAGCAACCGAGGTTGCCAAGGAGGCTGAGGTCATAATTGCCGATGTTGCTAAGGAAGCTGAAGCTGTGACAGCAGGAGTTACAAAAGAGGCTGAGCCAATAGTAGCTGAGGTTGTAAAGGAGGCTGAGCCAATAGCAACTGAGGTTGCAAAGGAGGCTGAGCCAATAGTAGCTGACGTTGCAAAGGAGGCTGAGACAGTAGCAGCTGAGGTTGTAAAAGAGGCTGAGCCAATAGCAGCTGAGGTTGTAAAAGAGGCTGAGCCAATAGCAGCTGAGGTTGTAAAAGAGGCTGAGCCAATAGTAGCTGAGGTTGCAAAGGAGGCTGAGCCAATAGCAACTGAGGTTGTAAAAGACGCTGAGCCAATAGAAGCTGAGGCCGCAAAGGAGGCTGAGCCAATAGCATCTGAGGTTGCAAAGGAGGCTGAGCCAATAGCAACTGAGGTTGTAAAGGAGACTGAGCCAATAGCAACTGAGGTTGTAAAAGAGGCTGAGCCAATAGTAGCTGAGGTTGCAAAGGAGGCTGAGCCAATAGCAGCTGAGGTTGTAAAGGAGGCTGAGCCAATAGCAGCTGAGGTTGCAAAGGAGGCTGAGCCAATAGTAGCTGAGGTTGCAAAGGAGGCTGAGCCAATAGCAGCTGAGGTTGCAAAGGAGGCTGAGCCAATAGTAGCTGAGGTTGCAAAGGAGGCTGAGCCAATAGCAGCTGAGGTTGCAAAGGAGGCTGAGCCAATAGCAGCTGAGGCAGCAAAGGAGGCTGAGCCAATAGTGGCTGAGGTTGTAAAAGAGGCTGAGCCAACAGCAGCTGAGGTTGCAAAGGAGGCTGAGCCAATAGTAGCTGAGGTTGTAAAAGAGGCTGAGCCAATAGCAACTGAGGTTGCAAAGGAGGCTGAGCCAATAGCAGCTGAGGCAGCAAAGGAGGCTGAGCCAATAGTGGCTGAGGTTGTAAAAGAGGCTGAGCCAATAGCAACTGAGGTTGCAAAGGAGGCTGAGCCAATAGCAACTGAGGTTGCAAAGGAGGCTGAGCCAATAGCAACTGAGGTTGCAAAGGAGGCTGAGCCAATAACAGCTGAGGTTGCTAAAGAGTCAGAAGCCCTCGTAACCCCGGAGACAGAGGCCACAGCAGCCCCCGTAACCCCGGAGACAGAGACAACAGCAGCCCCCGTAACCCCGGAGACAGAGGCCACAGCAGCCCCCGTAACCCCGGAGACAGAGGCCGCTGCTTCTAAGGTTGACACAGAAACTGTCGTTGCCAAGGACTCTGAGGCTACTGAAACTACAGCCACCAAGGACTCTGTTGCCACAGCAACTCCTGCCTCTCAGGAGGCAGACAGCAGCAAAGCTGACAAATCTGCTGCTAAAGATGAGGGTGGGGATGACCCAGACAAACCAAAAGATCCCCCGAAGAAATGGTTTA